Proteins from a genomic interval of Schistocerca piceifrons isolate TAMUIC-IGC-003096 chromosome 3, iqSchPice1.1, whole genome shotgun sequence:
- the LOC124788177 gene encoding cuticle protein 16.5-like translates to MNTLIVLSAVLAVAVAKPGYLGAAPAAVVAPAAYAAPAVVAAPVHAGYAAYGPAPVAVRSDGYLLDTPAVAATRAAHLTAVAQTQARDAVINGAALAYAARAYAAPAVAYAAPAHVAYAAPAPLAYAAPGALAAAAHLHAKAALLG, encoded by the exons ATGAACACCCTG ATCGTCCTGAGCGCCGTCCTGGCCGTCGCCGTGGCTAAGCCCGGCTACCTGGGTGCCGCCCCCGCCGCAGTCGTCGCCCCCgctgcctacgccgcccccgctgtgGTGGCCGCCCCCGTGCACGCCGGCTACGCCGCCTACGGCCCCGCCCCCGTCGCTGTCCGCTCAGACGGCTACCTGCTGGACACCCCTGCCGTCGCCGCCACCAGGGCCGCCCACCTGACCGCCGTCGCCCAGACTCAGGCCCGTGACGCCGTCATCAACGGCGCCGCCCTCGCCTACGCCGCCCGCGCTTACGCCGCCCCCGCCGTGGCGTACGCCGCCCCCGCCCATGTGGCTTACGCCGCTCCCGCCCCTCTGGCCTACGCCGCCCCCGGTGctctcgccgccgccgcccaccTCCACGCTAAAGCTGCTTTGCTGGGCTGA